Genomic window (Nymphaea colorata isolate Beijing-Zhang1983 chromosome 1, ASM883128v2, whole genome shotgun sequence):
TAAGTTGGCAGATTCATCAATATTATAAAGTCGGCCGTTCTGGGCTTTATGCTTTAGGTGCCGGGCATGATTAAAATTCTATAGCAAGTAGTGGACTGTCGGCTGAGGCGGCTTTTCCATTGTCGAGCACCAGAAAGAAAACAGGGAAGTTTATCTAATTCTACATCTAATGACTCATATTCTTCGTCCCCATCTTACCGTATCTAGAACAGCTTATAAATATTTGAGATGTTGATATGTTCCTTTTCAATTTATGGTACGTTTGATGTTACATAAAGTAACAGGGTTATGGTGGCCTGATGGAAGAGATTTACGACCTTCCAACGAAGTAAAGCAGATCTCTCTGCTTCAGACCTTTAAGAAGATGCTGCAACTTCAAGCAAAAGGAGACCCATGCTGCAAATTCTAAGGTAAACTTGGACATTCAACATCATAGTGGTCATCAATCGCCTCATCTACCAATCCTTTTTCACCAAATCCATCGTACATCTCAACTACCTAAAATTGCATAGCTTCCAAGCAAATCTTCAATTATCTCATGCGACACATTGCATTTTCTTATATCATCTCACTGTTCTGTAGCAGCGCCAATTGAGGAGTCGCCATGGTGGATGCAGATGAGGTTGAGCTCAGCGGCGTGCTTCATATCTATGTCCATCTTGCCAGGAACATTCATAACATCTGTATCTACGACGACCAAGATGTTTATGCGAAGTTCTCATTGACGTGTGATCCTGATGAGGTTCTTTCCACAAGAACTGTGCATGGTGGTGGCAGAAATCCAGATTTCAACGAGGGTTTGCAGATAAAGATCGTTCAATTGGATGCTGTGCTCAAATGCGAGATTTGGATGCATAGCAGGAATGCGAACTATCTGGAAGACCAATTACTAGGCTTTGTCTTGGTACCCTTGTCCTCGGTTATAGGAAAAGGCAAGCTCACCCGAGATTTCACACTGTCGTCCACGGACCTCTTCCATTCCCCTGCAGGATTTGTTCAGCTAACCCTGTTCTTTGAAAATAGTGCACATCCATTTCCGCAACTGAACAGCCCTGCAGACTCAACAGAAGTGGTACTTCATGACCCAAAGGACCAAAACCTAGACCACTGTGAGTATGAGAAGTTTGAATTTCCTGATGTCAAGATCACAACAGAGAATCAGAGGATGGTCTTTGAGTATTTTGACATGGCTAAGAAGAATCACGCTTCTGTATTGAATTTCAACGCTAATGGTTTGGTAACTATGCCATTTCTGCAAATTGGTGCTTCACCTCAGACTGTTGATGAGTATGACATGGCTGCAGATTCTACTGGAAAGATTTGTGAATCTTCTCCTGAGCCTCCCCAAGTTGGTGCTGTGGAGACGGGGAACCATGTCCCTGATGCAGGACTCCTTGGTTGTATCACCACTAGCCTTAGCCTCGATGGCTCTATGGAGAAGAGGAATGATTCTGGGGCTTCAACAGATGTCGTCGACTCAAAGAATGAGGATAGCAAAATAGATGATCCTGTTGCTAAAGTTGGTGCAATCAAATTAGGATCAATATTCACAAATCCATTGGAAGAGATAAATCTGGGGCCTCATCAAATGGTGGTTCAACAACAAATTGTGGATATGTACATGAAGAGTATGCAACAGTTCACGGAATCTTTGGCAAAAATGGAGCTCCCTACGGATTTCAACAGACTAGGACCTGAAGGTGGTGGAGAAATCATCCAGAGACAGAGCAACTTGGACAAGGAAAACAAGGGGAGCTCCACAAGGGTGTTCTACGGTAGCCGGGCCTTTTTCTAATTGACCTTTTTCTTGGTTATGCTTcgaaaaattttcatattccTCTGATTTATCCTCTGCGgagaaaatttaaaagaacCTGAAAAGATGTTACCTTAACAAACTTGTAATCCTTCGAGGTGTGCTGCAAGGATTCCTCATTTTAGTCTAAAGCAATCAATTCGGCGTCCCAAGGCTGGCGAGATGAGTAATGTTTGTAATATACAAAGTATATCTATCTATTTCTGTTGGTCAAGCTGGTTGAGAAGTTTGTTGCAGAAAAAGCTATTGATTTATTTACTTgttcagtgagagagagagagatccatgATGTCCTCGGGTGGCTGGTCGGAACCATTCACAGTCAGTCTGAGCTCAGATCCATGAAATATTGACTTGCTATGAGATGCAAAGCTAAGTTTAAACTGCGGACTGAGTTGCCATACGTCAAGGCTCCAATTTGGACCTCTTGGGGAGCACTAATACTGATAGCAGTGCTTCTACTTAAGTCAGAGATGGCAGCCGAATATTACAATCAACTTGCAAAGCAGAATACTTGAAAAGTTTCCTGGTTGTCAAGATAACGAATGCAAGATCAGGGAAATGATGACAGACCAATGTAGcagctatttttgaaaaactgcCCACTTATCACAACGATCACCTTGATTCTGAGAAAAGCAATTGAAACATTTCCGTCTTAAATTTACAGCAACCATGTCCTGCAATGAAGGACCAAGAAGATATGATTTCTGCAGTATGGAGCAAATGctagaagaaaagagaaattttggGGAGAAAGTTTCACAAGACATGCTTTTCTAGACACATTTAGAACATCTCCATCTTTTGAGATTGCATTTATAACAGCAACAAGTTCAGGGTAATTATTGTGCACCTCGAGAGCAGGCTAAGTGCTGATTAACACCGACAACTTAAGGATCGCTAGATGATAAAGCAGACCCATTTGTGTGTTAACGCTCTTCACTGCAAAGGCATGTAATAAAGTGATCATCATCTATCTTTTGGTGGTGAGGAAGGGCCATTGGTTGGACAGTCACATATAGCAACGGCAGAAATCATTTGCTTACAATTGCTTTGGCAAGATTATCATGATAAACTTTATCATTTGGCAATCTGTGCTCTGgagatttctttcttttctaaagaGATCAATCGTTgccttttatttatttggatTGCTGAAACACTTCGAGCTATTCTTTCTCGCTATAACGTCACTTGGTTGATCTCGATCTCCATGAACGCCCTTAACACCAGCGGATATAATCGCAGCAGCATCAACATCGTCTTTATTATCATCACATTTGTTAGATGTCAAAGACCTGCTAATGCTATGTTTATCACATGGGGCCACGGCCTTAAATCAGTGGTCATCGTAAGAAGCATCGGATTTGAGGTTTTGCCGACAAGGTTGGATCATTCCAGAAATAGACTTTCAAGCTCACGCCCAAACTAGAATCACGTAATCTAGACTCGGACTCGGAACAAGAATGATCTGGATCGTATCCGACCCGTTTTCAGCAGTCCGGCAATAGGCAGACTTCTTTCTGACGGTTCCAATATCCGAAGTCCCAGACCCAGACGGGCACATAGTCTGGTCTACGCGCGTCGGCAGCGTTTCTCCGTTCTCCGTTCTTGTTGCCCTCCTTCGCGCTCTTGTTTGGGTAGTTTTTGCCGCCAtggctgccgccgccgccgccgctgctgctgGTGGATCAGTGGTGCCGCGGAATAGAGGAGCCCAGAGGGGGTTGGATGATGAAGCCCTGGTGTTCGAGACGAGCCCAGGAGTGGAGGCCATATCGAGCTTCGACCAGATGGGCATCCGGGACGACCTTCTCCGCGGCATCTACGCCTACGGCTTTGAGAAGCCGTCTGCCATCCAGCAGAGATCCGTCCTTCCTATCATCAGCGGACGGGACGTCATCGCCCAGGCACAGTCCGGCACCGGGAAGACCTCCATGATAGCCCTCGCAGTCTGTCAGATGGTGGACACCACCACCCGGGAGTAGGATTTCCTTTCCATCTTCCTTCCTAGCCCATTCCTTCTCGTTTTTCTTATGTTAACCTTCGgaactctctctttctatttctcgCCGTCGTGGGAGTCTCTATGGCTTCGGTGTGTCTGTTCGTTTTCTAGGGTTTGCTATTCTTCGGGAAATTAGTGTTTATTCGCCTTATAGTTTCCTTCGTGTTGTTTCCTGTCGCAAATGGTAAACCTGGGTGCAAGAGACGATGGTTTTATTGAGTGATGTAATTGAACAATCATAAAAAGGAAGCAACCTTGAACGAGAAtgtgttttcttgtttattttagTTGATATTTCTATGAAACCTAATTTAGCCGAGTTTCGTTTTTCTAATGAAACGCACTGCTGTATATTCAACAAGAGGGATGCAGGAATTCAATCTGCCTTATGCTTGGTGTTCATAAAGAATATGATATACTAAGCGTTTCTATTTTTGAGTTGTTCTGGACCATATGGGAGCTTCATCTCATGGCTACATGGTAGGTTCGTGGGCAGGTGccaaagaaagttttttttacGTCTTTAGAGAGCAAAGGGAACGTAACCCACTTGTTTAAGTAGCAGCAGCCTAGACACtgaatagtttattttttttacgtTTTGCTTGCTTGGCAGGGTTCAGGCTTTAATTTTGTCACCTACACGAGAACTTGCTTCTCAGACAGAGAAAGTGATCCTAGCTATTGGGGATTACATCAACGTGCAAGCACATGCTTGCGTTGGCGGCAAGAGCCTTGGTGAAGATATCAGAAAGCTAGAATATGGAGTTCATATTGTATCTGGTAC
Coding sequences:
- the LOC116250547 gene encoding uncharacterized protein LOC116250547, with the translated sequence MVDADEVELSGVLHIYVHLARNIHNICIYDDQDVYAKFSLTCDPDEVLSTRTVHGGGRNPDFNEGLQIKIVQLDAVLKCEIWMHSRNANYLEDQLLGFVLVPLSSVIGKGKLTRDFTLSSTDLFHSPAGFVQLTLFFENSAHPFPQLNSPADSTEVVLHDPKDQNLDHCEYEKFEFPDVKITTENQRMVFEYFDMAKKNHASVLNFNANGLVTMPFLQIGASPQTVDEYDMAADSTGKICESSPEPPQVGAVETGNHVPDAGLLGCITTSLSLDGSMEKRNDSGASTDVVDSKNEDSKIDDPVAKVGAIKLGSIFTNPLEEINLGPHQMVVQQQIVDMYMKSMQQFTESLAKMELPTDFNRLGPEGGGEIIQRQSNLDKENKGSSTRVFYGSRAFF